From the genome of Miscanthus floridulus cultivar M001 chromosome 10, ASM1932011v1, whole genome shotgun sequence, one region includes:
- the LOC136487668 gene encoding probable calcium-binding protein CML36, protein MKLSMPFFGSSSGKKQQEVISKKRKGSKSGSFGSTTSSSSSDECASPSAATTPRTVLPLPVRSAPSSSGDGKPRPAVLAATVTREDLEVALRRVVRSEAELAAVLAEAEAAGLAPEAAAAAEAEDEAELRDAFAVFDADGDGRISAEELRAVLASLGDEASSVDDCRRMIGGVDADGDGFVCFDEFSRMMMPQGAAA, encoded by the coding sequence ATGAAGCTGAGCATGCCTTTCTTCGGCTCGTCCTCCGGCAAGAAGCAGCAGGAGGTGATCAGCAAGAAGAGGAAGGGATCAAAGAGCGGCTCCTTCGGCTCCAccacgtcctcctcctcgtccgacgaGTGCGCGTCGCCGTCCGCCGCCACGACGCCGCGCACCGTCCTCCCACTCCCAGTCCGATCCGCGCCGTCGTCCTCCGGGGACGGCAAGCCGCGGCCGGCGGTATTAGCAGCTACCGTGACGCGGGAGGACCTGGAGGTGGCGCTGCGCCGGGTGGTGcggagcgaggcggagctggcggcGGTgctggcggaggcggaggcggcggggctcgcgcccgaggcggccgcggcggccgaGGCCGAGGACGAGGCCGAGCTCCGCGACGCGTTCGCGGTGTTCGACGCGGACGGCGACGGCCGGATCTCGGCCGAGGAGCTCCGCGCCGTGCTCGCCTCGCTCGGCGACGAGGCCTCCTCCGTCGACGACTGCCGCCGCATGATCGGCGGCGTCGACGCCGACGGCGACGGGTTCGTGTGCTTCGACGAGTTCTCGCGCATGATGATGCCGCAGGGGGCGGCAGCGTGA
- the LOC136489987 gene encoding uncharacterized protein: protein MVADRRAGLAGVAAAGRAELPAGDAATGRARWPALAPSRGAASPVGAGSRKLRGGARSSCRGHGAASPGDGPSGAASPDDGSRLSSLPGEISFPCGLPSVRFFIEDVEDPVANGPPSVASEKNLPAQYHQAEKNPWISYT, encoded by the exons ATGGTGGCAGATCGACGCGCTGGTCTAGCAGGGGTCGCGGCAGCGGGGCGGGCCGAGCTTCCGGCAGGGGACGCGGCGACGGGGCGGGCTCGCTGGCCGGCGCTGGCCCCATCTCGCGGGGCGGCCTCGCCCGTCGGGGCTGGTTCCAGGAAGTTGCGCGGCGGGGCGAGGTCCTCGTGTAGAGGCCATGGAGCAGCCTCCCCTGGCGATGGTCCCAGTGGAGCGGCCTCCCCTGACGATGGTTCCAGGCTGAGCTCGCTCCCCGGCGAGATCTCCTTCCCCTGCGGCCTCCCGTCGGTCCGCTTCTTCATCGAAGACG TTGAGGATCCTGTTGCTAATGGACCCCCTTCAGTTGCTTCCGAAAAGAACTTACCAGCCCAGTACCATCAAGCGGAAAAGAACCCATGGATTTCTTACACG TAA